A stretch of Lathyrus oleraceus cultivar Zhongwan6 chromosome 6, CAAS_Psat_ZW6_1.0, whole genome shotgun sequence DNA encodes these proteins:
- the LOC127091357 gene encoding callose synthase 3 yields the protein MSSRAGPSEPQGPVMQRRITRTQTAGNLGEAIFDSEVVPSSLVEIAPILRVANEVEKTHPRVAYLCRFYAFEKAHRLDPTSSGRGVRQFKTALLQRLERENDPTLQGRIKKSDAREMQSFYQHYYKKYIQALQNAADKADRAQLTKAYQTANVLFEVLKAVNMTQSMEVDREILETQDKVAEKTEILVPYNILPLDPDSANQAIMRFPEIQAAVFALRNTRGLAWPKDYKKRKDEDILDWLGAMYGFQKHNVANQREHLILLLANVHIRQFPKPDQQPKLDDRALTEVMKKLFKNYKKWCKYLGRKSSLWLPTIQQEVQQRKLLYMGLYLLIWGEAANLRFLPECLCYIYHHMAFELYGMLAGNVSPMTGENIKPAYGGEEEAFLSKVVTPIYNVIAKEAERTKRGRSKHSQWRNYDDINEYFWSADCFRLGWPMRADADFFCLPVEQLYFDKLKGNKPDNRDRWVGKGNFVEIRSFWHIFRSFDRMWSFFILSLQAMIIVAWNGNGDLSAIFNGNVFKKALSVFITAAILKLGQAILDVILSWKAQRSMLMYVKLRYILKVVSSAAWVIVLSVTYAYTWENPPSFAQTIQSWFGSIKHSPSMFIMAVIVYLSPNMLAAILFMFPLIRRFLERSNYRIVMLMMWWSQPRLYVGRGMHESTFSLFKYTVFWVLLIITKLAFSYYIEIKPLVEPSKAIMHVRISHFQWHEFFPRARKNIGVVIALWAPIILVYFMDTQIWYAIFSTLFGGIYGAFRRLGEIRTLGMLRSRFESLPGAFNACLIPEEKSELRKKGLKATFSRRFDQIPSNKGKEAAKFAQLWNQIITSFREEDLISNREMDLLLVPYWADPELDLIQWPPFLLASKIPIALDMAKDSNGKDRELRKRIEFDNYMSCAVRECYASFKSIIRYLVQGDREKKVIEYILSEVDKHIEAGDLISEFKLSALPSLYGQFVELIKYLLDNKHEDRDQVVILFQDMLEVVTRDIMMEDHIFSLVDSIHGGSGQEGMLLLEQQHQLFASEGAIRFPIEPITEAWKEKIKRLYLLLTTKESAMDVPSNLEAKRRISFFSNSLFMDMPTAPKVRNMLSFSVLTPYYTEEVLFSLRELESPNEDGVSILFYLQKIFPDEWNNFLQRVNCSNEEELKEYDELEEELRRWASYRGQTLTRTVRGMMYYRKALELQAFLDMAKDEDLMEGYKAIENSDDNSRGERSLWTQCQAVADMKFSYVVSCQQYGIDKRSGAARAQDILRLMARYPSLRVAYIDEVEEPSKERPKKISKVYYSCLVKAMPKSNSPSETEPEQCLDQVIYKIKLPGPAILGEGKPENQNHAIMFTRGEGLQTIDMNQDNYMEEALKMRNLLQEFLKKHDGVRYPSILGLREHIFTGSVSSLAWFMSNQETSFVTIGQRLLANPLRVRFHYGHPDVFDRIFHLTRGGVSKASKVINLSEDIFAGFNSTLREGNVTHHEYIQVGKGRDVGLNQISMFEAKIANGNGEQTLSRDIYRLGHRFDFFRMLSCYFTTIGFYFSTLITVLTVYVFLYGRLYLVLSGLEEGLSTQKIIRDNKPLQVALASQSFVQIGFLMALPMLMEIGLERGFRTALSEFILMQLQLAPVFFTFSLGTKTHYYGRTLLHGGAKYRATGRGFVVFHAKFADNYRLYSRSHFVKGIELMILLIVYQIFGNTYRSGVAYLLITIPTWFMVGTWLYAPFLFNPSGFEWQKIVDDWTDWNKWISIRGGIGVPPEKSWESWWEEEQEHLKYSGMRGIIAEIVLSLRFFIYQYGLVYHLNFVKSTKSVLVYGISWLVIFLILVVLKTVSVGRRKFSADFQLVFRLMKGLIFVTFVSILVTMIALAHMTLQDIVVCILAFMPTGWGMLQIAQALKPLIGRAGIWESVKTLARAYEVVMGLLLFTPVAFLAWFPFVSEFQTRMLFNQAFSRGLQISRILGGQKKGRSSRNKE from the exons ATGTCGTCGAGAGCGGGACCGTCGGAGCCTCAAGGTCCGGTGATGCAGAGGCGGATAACGCGGACGCAAACAGCTGGAAACCTTGGAGAAGCCATTTTTGATAGTGAGGTTGTACCTTCTTCTCTTGTTGAAATTGCTCCTATTCTTCGTGTTGCTAATGAGGTTGAGAAGACTCATCCTAGAGTTGCTTATCTCT GCCGGTTCTACGCATTTGAGAAAGCTCATAGGTTGGACCCGACTTCAAGTGGTCGTGGTGTTCGACAATTTAAAACTGCTCTTCTTCAACGTTTAGAAAGA GAAAATGATCCAACATTGCAAGGAAGGATAAAGAAAAGTGATGCCCGTGAGATGCAGAGTTTCTATCAGCATTACTACAAAAAATATATCCAAGCTTTACAAAATGCTGCTGATAAAGCTGATCG AGCACAACTAACCAAAGCATATCAGACTGCTAACGTTCTTTTTGAGGTTTTGAAAGCTGTTAATATGACACAATCTATGGAAGTTGACCGTGAG ATTTTGGAGACTCAAGATAAAGTTGCTGAAAAAACAGAGATCTTAGTTCCTTACAATATTCTTCCTCTTGATCCTGATAGTGCAAATCAGGCGATAATGAGATTTCCGGAG ATCCAAGCTGCTGTATTTGCTCTTCGTAACACGAGGGGTCTTGCCTGGCCAAAGGACTACAAGAAAAGGAAAGATGAAGACATTCTGGATTGGCTTGGGGCAATGTATGGGTTTCAG AAGCACAATGTGGCAAATCAGAGAGAGCATTTGATCTTATTGCTTGCAAATGTACACATTAGACAATTCCCTAAGCCCGATCAACAACCAAAG TTGGATGATCGTGCACTGACAGAAGTGATGAAGAAGCTTTTCAAGAATTATAAAAAGTGGTGCAAGTATTTGGGTCGAAAGAGTAGCCTTTG GTTGCCAACCATACAACAAGAAGTGCAGCAACGCAAATTACTATACATGGGTCTTTATCTTCTAATATGGGGTGAAGCTGCCAATCTAAGATTCTTGCCAGAATGCCTTTGCTATATCTATCACCAT ATGGCTTTTGAATTGTATGGTATGCTTGCTGGTAATGTTAGTCCAATGACGGGAGAGAATATCAAGCCAGCCTATGGAGGTGAAGAGGAGGCTTTCTTAAGTAAAGTTGTAACTCCCATATATAATGTGATTGCAAAG GAAGCTGAAAGGACCAAAAGAGGGAGGTCAAAGCATTCACAATGGAGAAATTATGATGATATAAATGAATATTTCTG GTCAGCGGATTGTTTTCGGCTTGGTTGGCCAATGCGCGCTGATGCTGATTTCTTTTGCCTTCCAGTTGAACAACTATACTTTGATAAGTTGAAG GGTAACAAGCCAGATAATAGGGACCGATGGGTTGGAAAGGGCAACTTTGTTGAGATAAGGTCCTTTTGGCATATTTTCAGAAGTTTTGATCGCATGTGGAGTTTTTTCATTCTAAGCTTACAG GCTATGATTATTGTTGCTTGGAATGGAAATGGGGATCTAAGTGCAATATTTAATGGTAATGTTTTCAAGAAGGCACTTAGCGTGTTTATAACAGCAGCTATATTAAAGCTTGGACAAG CTATTCTTGATGTGATCCTCAGTTGGAAAGCACAGCGGAGCATGTTGATGTATGTTAAGTTAAGATACATTCTAAAGGTTGTTTCATCTGCAGCATGGGTGATTGTTTTATCGGTCACTTATGCTTATACTTGGGAAAATCCTCCTAGCTTTGCTCAAACCATCCAAAGTTGGTTTGGAAGCATTAAACACTCACCTTCAATGTTTATTATGGCTGTTATTGTATACTTGTCACCAAATATGCTAGCTGCCATATTGTTTATGTTCCCACTCATTCGGCGTTTTCTTGAGAGATCAAATTATAGGATTGTCATGCTAATGATGTGGTGGTCGCAG CCCCGTCTCTATGTCGGTAGGGGGATGCATGAGAGCACATTTTCCCTTTTCAA GTATACTGTGTTTTGGGTTCTCTTGATAATTACAAAGTTAGCATTCAGTTACTATATAGAG aTAAAACCTTTGGTGGAACCTTCAAAGGCTATAATGCATGTAAGAATCTCGCATTTCCAGTGGCATGAATTCTTTCCGCGAG CTCGAAAAAATATTGGTGTTGTAATTGCACTTTGGGCTCCAATTATTTTG GTATATTTTATGGATACCCAGATTTGGTATGCCATATTCTCAACTTTATTTGGTGGTATTTATGGGGCATTCCGTCGCCTCGGTGAG ATAAGGACACTCGGAATGCTTAGGTCTCGGTTTGAATCACTGCCCGGTGCTTTTAATGCCTGTTTGATCCCAGAGGAAAAGAGTGAGCTAAGAAAGAAAGGATTAAAAGCAACTTTCTCGCGGAGATTTGATCAG ATCCCATCTAACAAAGGTAAAGAGGCTGCAAAATTTGCACAACTTTGGAACCAAATTATCACTAGTTTTAGGGAAGAAGATCTTATCAGTAATAG GGAAATGGACCTTTTGCTTGTGCCTTATTGGGCAGATCCTGAGTTAGACCTTATACAATGGCCACCATTTCTACTTGCTAGCAAG ATTCCAATTGCATTGGATATGGCTAAGGACAGCAATGGAAAGGATCGAGAGCTAAGAAAAAGAATAGAGTTTGACAATTATATGTCTTGTGCTGTTCGTGAGTGTTATGCTTCATTTAAGAGCATTATTAGATACTTGGTTCAAGGGGACCGTGAGAAGAA GGTTATAGAATACATTTTATCCGAGGTAGACAAACATATTGAAGCTGGTGATCTAATTAGTGAATTCAAACTGAGTGCGCTTCCTAGCCTCTATGGGCAATTTGTTGAGCTCATAAAATATTTG TTAGACAATAAGCACGAAGACAGGGACCAAGTTGTGATTCTATTCCAGGACATGCTGGAGGTGGTGACAAGAGATATAATgatggaggatcatatattcaG CCTGGTAGATTCAATCCATGGAGGATCTGGACAGGAGGGGATGCTTCTTCTTGAGCAGCAACACCAGTTGTTTGCATCTGAAGGGGCTATCAGGTTTCCAATTGAACCGATTACAGAAGCTTGGAAAGAGAAG ATTAAACGGTTGTACTTGTTGCTTACAACTAAAGAATCAGCAATGGATGTACCATCTAACTTAGAAGCCAAAAGGCGTATTTCATTTTTCTCAAATTCACTGTTTATGGATATGCCTACAGCACCCAAAGTTCGCAACATGCTTTCATTCTC GGTTTTAACCCCATACTACACAGAAGAGGTTCTCTTTTCCTTGCGCGAGTTGGAATCGCCCAATGAAGATGGTGTTTCTATACTTTTCTACTTGCAAAAAATCTTTCCAG ATGAATGGAACAACTTTCTTCAGCGAGTGAATTGTTCCAATGAAGAGGAACTTAAAGAATACGATGAATTAGAAGAAGAGCTTCGTCGTTGGGCATCATACCGAGGCCAAACGTTGACCAGAACTG TTAGAGGCATGATGTACTACAGAAAAGCCTTGGAGCTCCAGGCTTTTCTTGATATGGCCAAAGACGAAG ATTTGATGGAAGGCTACAAGGCCATAGAAAATTCAGATGATAATTCAAGGGGGGAAAGGTCACTATGGACACAATGTCAAGCTGTAGCTGATATGAAATTCTCATATGTTGTATCATGCCAACAATATGGGATTGACAAGCGATCTGGTGCTGCTCGTGCACAGGATATATTGAGGCTTATGGCAAG ATATCCTTCCCTTCGAGTTGCCTACATTGATGAGGTAGAGGAACCTAGCAAAGAGAGACCAAAAAAGATCAGCAAGGTTTATTACTCCTGCTTGGTGAAGGCTATGCCAAAATCCAACAGTCCTTCTGAGACGGAGCCTGAGCAGTGTCTAGACCAG GTCATATATAAAATAAAGCTTCCTGGGCCAGCTATTTTGGGTGAGGGTAAACCTGAAAATCAGAATCATGCCATAATGTTCACACGTGGAGAAGGCTTGCAAACAATAGATATGAACCAG GATAATTACATGGAAGAGGCTTTGAAAATGAGAAATTTGTTGCAAGAATTCCTTAAAAAGCATGATGGAGTGAGGTACCCAAGTATTCTTGGACTTCGGGAGCATATATTTACTGGAAG TGTTTCTTCTCTTGCGTGGTTCATGTCAAATCAGGAAACCAGTTTTGTGACAATTGGTCAGAGATTGTTAGCTAATCCACTGAG GGTTCGCTTCCACTATGGCCATCCTGATGTCTTTGATAGGATTTTTCACCTCACTAGAGGGGGTGTAAGTAAAGCCTCCAAGGTTATCAATTTGAGTGAAGATATATTTGCTG GCTTTAATTCCACCCTCCGTGAAGGAAACGTTACTCATCATGAATACATACAAGTTGGGAAAGGAAGAGATGTGGGTCTCAACCAGATTTCTATGTTTGAAGCAAAGATAGCTAATGGCAATGGAGAACAAACACTGAGTCGAGATATATACCGACTTGGTCACCGATTTGACTTTTTCAGAATGCTGTCTTGTTATTTCACCACAATTGGGTTTTACTTCAGTACTCTT ATTACTGTTCTCACCGTGTACGTATTCCTCTACGGTCGCCTTTATCTTGTTCTTAGTGGGCTTGAAGAAGGTTTGAGTACACAAAAAATCATTCGAGATAATAAGCCTCTTCAAGTGGCTCTCGCATCCCAGTCCTTTGTTCAAATTGGGTTTTTGATGGCTTTGCCTATGTTGATGGAAATTGGCTTGGAAAGGGGATTCCGAACAGCGCTTAGCGAGTTCATATTGATGCAGTTGCAGCTAGCTCCAGTTTTCTTCACATTTTCGCTTGGGACAAAAACTCACTATTATGGAAGGACGTTGCTTCATGGAGGTGCAAAATATAGAGCTACTGGTAGAGGGTTTGTGGTTTTCCATGCTAAATTTGCTGACAACTATAGACTTTACTCCCGTAGCCACTTCGTCAAAGGTATAGAGCTAATGATTTTGCTCATTGTATACCAAATTTTTGGCAATACTTATAGAAGTGGGGTTGCGTATCTGTTGATTACCATACCAACATGGTTTATGGTGGGCACCTGGCTTTATGCCCCCTTCTTGTTCAATCCTTCTGGTTTTGAGTGGCAAAAGATTGTTGATGATTGGACTGATTGGAATAAGTGGATTAGCATCCGAGGTGGTATTGGTGTACCACCTGAAAAGAGTTGGGAATCCTGGTGGGAGGAGGAACAGGAGCATCTAAAATATTCAGGAATGCGCGGAATCATAGCTGAGATAGTTTTGTCTTTGCGGTTTTTCATCTATCAGTATGGTCTTGTTTATCACTTGAACTTTGTTAAGTCTACGAAAAGTGTCCTG GTTTATGGCATATCATGGTTGGTGATCTTTCTAATATTAGTTGTGTTGAAG ACGGTGTCTGTTGGGAGAAGGAAATTTAGTGCAGATTTTCAACTTGTCTTTAGGCTAATGAAGGGATTGATATTCGTGACATTTGTCTCAATTCTAGTAACCATGATTGCTCTTGCTCACATGACATTGCAAGACATTGTTGTTTGCATTCTTGCCTTCATGCCAACGGGTTGGGGAATGCTACAG ATTGCACAAGCATTAAAGCCTCTAATAGGCCGAGCAGGGATTTGGGAATCAGTAAAAACTCTAGCACGTGCTTATGAGGTTGTCATGGGTTTGCTCTTGTTCACTCCTGTTGCCTTCCTTGCTTGGTTTCCTTTTGTGTCAGAATTTCAGACACGTATGCTTTTCAATCAAGCATTCAGCCGAGGGTTGCAAATTTCTCGTATTCTTGGGGGCCAAAAGAAAGGCCGATCCTCTCGCAACAAGGAGTAG